The Desulfomicrobium orale DSM 12838 genome includes a window with the following:
- a CDS encoding tetratricopeptide repeat protein produces the protein MRMLLCWILMAIMLTACGSKESRRDSFFQNGLKLEQEGRTAEARIQAKNVLKLDPNHAGAYLLLARCALKEQNWREAFGGFQRAMELEPQNVEALLGVGRLYLMSGETGKVEEISAQILQIDPTSVDGSLLQTGGLLQSKRFEEAQAKLKDILAIDPTNDDAHIALSVFHDAQGRPDEALAVIDQALIARPESQVLHFRAANLAMGNGKMEIAEKHLLRLKELSPDKRGILMLLAGLYEQMKDLPKAEGILRDLLHMEPTSEETRLRLAEHLARVGKAEDALVLLSEAPQGITPKLRLGEAAVHARAGRIGEAQQVLLALAEDPSAGLSSIDARLKLAEIKLLQGYRKESLAQTDEVLRQDPANARAHALRGRLFMLLGQTGEAISELRIALRDSPENEELTILMARAHFAQNNTLSGVEELRSFLTKKPDSVPVRMELAAHYHGQQPEMALNILRDGLAHGNTLQLLVGMGDIEISRERFGEAEKYFRQAAAEGNDVEVPLLRLGSLQMERGNKSAARMTFMELLKDKPDAHGAVEALVALDLDEGHSGKALERSRVRAESRPGDPLAADLFGRTAFSLKNMDMAEKAFREAQRRAPDWTVPPARLAGLYASIGRRDAAEAECRAALERNPESVAEALLLGQLLQLSGEKSQAEKIYRDLLSRRLELLPVANNLAYLLVSLETPTPEQLSEALALASKASSNGDPVSQDTLAWVHYRLGDRDSALEILEQVHRLLPAEPTVTYHLAQVLADKGHTEDAKALLKQTLDKKKDFPEAEAARKLMEKL, from the coding sequence TAAACTCGACCCCAACCATGCCGGGGCCTATCTGCTGCTGGCGCGTTGCGCCCTTAAAGAGCAAAACTGGCGTGAAGCCTTCGGAGGCTTCCAGAGGGCTATGGAACTGGAGCCCCAAAACGTCGAGGCCTTGCTGGGAGTGGGCAGACTCTATCTGATGTCGGGCGAGACAGGAAAAGTTGAAGAAATCTCGGCGCAAATATTACAGATTGATCCCACATCTGTGGATGGGAGCCTGCTGCAGACCGGCGGCTTGCTGCAAAGCAAACGTTTTGAAGAGGCACAAGCCAAGCTGAAAGACATATTGGCCATTGATCCGACCAATGATGACGCGCACATCGCACTCTCGGTTTTTCACGACGCACAGGGACGACCTGACGAAGCCCTGGCTGTAATCGACCAGGCGCTCATTGCCCGCCCCGAAAGCCAGGTCCTTCATTTCCGCGCCGCTAATCTGGCTATGGGCAATGGCAAGATGGAGATCGCGGAAAAGCATTTACTGAGGCTTAAAGAACTTTCTCCCGACAAACGCGGCATCCTGATGCTTCTGGCCGGACTGTACGAGCAGATGAAAGACCTGCCCAAGGCGGAAGGCATATTACGCGATCTGCTACACATGGAACCGACATCGGAAGAAACCCGCCTGCGGTTGGCCGAACATCTGGCTCGCGTTGGCAAGGCTGAAGACGCATTAGTCCTGCTCTCGGAGGCACCACAAGGGATCACGCCCAAGCTCCGCCTGGGCGAAGCCGCAGTCCATGCGCGTGCTGGCAGAATAGGTGAGGCTCAACAGGTTCTGCTCGCCTTGGCCGAGGACCCTTCAGCTGGCCTCTCCAGCATCGATGCGCGTCTGAAGCTCGCCGAGATCAAACTCCTGCAAGGATACCGGAAAGAGAGCCTAGCTCAAACGGATGAGGTTCTACGGCAGGATCCCGCTAATGCCCGGGCACATGCGTTGCGGGGGAGGCTTTTCATGCTGCTAGGGCAAACCGGAGAAGCTATCAGTGAACTACGTATTGCCCTGCGCGACTCGCCGGAGAACGAAGAGTTAACCATACTCATGGCTCGCGCCCATTTCGCCCAAAATAACACACTTTCCGGCGTGGAAGAGTTACGTTCTTTCCTGACCAAAAAACCTGATTCCGTACCTGTACGCATGGAGCTGGCGGCCCATTATCATGGCCAACAACCAGAGATGGCTCTGAACATACTGCGGGACGGATTGGCGCACGGCAATACGCTCCAGTTGCTCGTGGGGATGGGCGATATAGAAATCTCCAGGGAACGCTTTGGCGAGGCCGAGAAGTATTTTCGGCAGGCCGCAGCAGAAGGCAACGATGTAGAGGTCCCACTATTGCGTCTGGGGTCTCTGCAAATGGAAAGAGGGAACAAGTCTGCAGCCCGGATGACTTTCATGGAGCTGTTGAAAGATAAGCCTGATGCCCATGGGGCCGTCGAAGCCCTCGTCGCTCTGGACTTGGATGAAGGTCATTCCGGCAAGGCTCTGGAGCGCTCCCGGGTCAGAGCCGAGTCTCGCCCGGGAGATCCTCTCGCGGCGGACCTCTTTGGAAGAACAGCCTTCAGTCTGAAAAATATGGATATGGCTGAAAAAGCCTTCCGCGAAGCCCAGCGCCGCGCCCCGGACTGGACTGTACCGCCCGCCCGATTGGCCGGACTTTATGCGTCCATTGGGCGCAGAGATGCCGCTGAGGCCGAATGCCGGGCGGCGCTGGAACGCAACCCGGAGTCCGTTGCCGAAGCATTGCTTCTGGGGCAGCTCCTGCAATTGAGCGGAGAGAAATCACAGGCCGAGAAAATCTATCGCGATCTTCTGAGCCGCCGGCTGGAATTACTGCCCGTAGCCAACAATCTGGCCTATCTTCTGGTCTCACTCGAAACACCCACGCCGGAGCAGCTGTCCGAAGCATTGGCTCTGGCCAGCAAAGCCAGCTCCAACGGCGACCCGGTGTCTCAGGATACCCTAGCTTGGGTCCATTACCGCTTGGGAGATAGGGATAGCGCTCTGGAAATATTGGAACAAGTTCACCGACTGCTCCCCGCAGAGCCCACCGTGACCTATCATTTGGCCCAGGTGCTGGCAGACAAAGGACACACCGAAGACGCCAAGGCTCTACTGAAACAGACTCTCGACAAAAAGAAAGACTTCCCTGAGGCTGAAGCTGCCAGGAAACTGATGGAAAAACTCTGA
- a CDS encoding ASKHA domain-containing protein: MSVVAGLAARAGRTGCGRGTGRGHVSWSKAPPVVLIVEIFQESRRQVVHVQKGALLLHVLFESGVTASQALCAGAGLCGRCRVRFLDAAPSPMPEEQARLSDDELASGWRLACKHVLLVSCRIEVFAAVPRPVHAVSGSSLAVDLGTTRIKWAVSGDRLEHSLVNPQMGAGSEIMSRLRYALGSERGAAVLRESVLSVLTALVRETGALSLAVAGNSVMTALLVGAPLHTLAFAPYSLPLRGGRVFSLDNRLPDTYIPPLLAPFVGGDVSAGLATLRHAPRPFLLADLGTNGEFVLALDDSRFLVTSVPMGPAIEGVGLCCGSMAGPRVLTRIGVGPDGLFWQAEEPVEGISGSGYASLLASLLRVGLLAADGHFQNGVMPLARKIFSGVRQFREGRVLMITEQVYLAERDIEEFLKVKAGVNCAVNTLLGRAGLRTEDLNGVYLAGALGEYIDAADLCRLGFFPETAREVIRLAGNTSLAGALLALENEGVRNWLAELPERVAVESLVEHDGFADDFVRAMRFEWV, translated from the coding sequence ATGTCCGTCGTTGCTGGCTTGGCTGCACGAGCAGGGCGAACTGGCTGTGGTCGTGGGACAGGCCGAGGCCATGTGTCCTGGAGTAAAGCGCCTCCTGTTGTGCTGATTGTCGAAATTTTTCAGGAAAGCCGACGGCAGGTTGTACACGTGCAAAAAGGCGCGCTGCTGTTGCATGTGCTTTTTGAAAGTGGTGTCACCGCAAGTCAGGCGTTGTGCGCTGGAGCTGGTCTGTGTGGCAGGTGTCGGGTCCGGTTTCTGGATGCCGCTCCGTCTCCCATGCCGGAGGAGCAAGCCCGGCTTTCAGATGATGAACTGGCCTCCGGCTGGCGTCTGGCTTGTAAGCATGTCCTGCTCGTGTCCTGTCGGATTGAGGTCTTTGCGGCAGTCCCTCGTCCGGTTCATGCCGTTTCAGGCAGCAGCTTGGCCGTGGATCTGGGGACAACCCGGATCAAGTGGGCCGTTTCGGGCGACAGACTGGAGCACTCGCTGGTCAATCCACAGATGGGAGCGGGCAGCGAGATTATGTCCCGACTGCGTTATGCTTTGGGCTCGGAACGCGGTGCCGCCGTTCTGCGTGAGTCTGTCCTTTCCGTCCTGACGGCACTGGTGCGGGAAACGGGCGCGTTATCCTTAGCGGTGGCTGGAAACAGCGTCATGACTGCTCTGCTCGTGGGCGCTCCTCTGCATACTTTGGCCTTTGCCCCATACTCTCTCCCCTTGCGCGGCGGCCGGGTGTTTTCTTTGGATAACCGTCTGCCCGATACTTACATTCCGCCTCTCCTAGCTCCATTTGTGGGCGGGGATGTCAGTGCAGGACTGGCCACTCTGCGTCATGCGCCTCGACCCTTTCTTCTGGCGGATCTGGGCACCAATGGTGAATTTGTATTGGCATTGGATGACTCGCGTTTCCTGGTGACCAGCGTACCTATGGGGCCGGCCATCGAAGGAGTGGGATTGTGTTGTGGCTCCATGGCCGGTCCTCGGGTGCTGACCCGGATTGGCGTCGGGCCGGATGGTTTGTTCTGGCAGGCGGAAGAGCCCGTGGAGGGCATTTCCGGGTCGGGATATGCTTCCCTGCTGGCCTCATTGCTGCGTGTGGGTTTGCTGGCTGCCGATGGACATTTCCAGAACGGAGTCATGCCTCTGGCCCGTAAGATTTTTTCTGGGGTGCGTCAGTTCCGCGAAGGCCGGGTACTTATGATTACGGAACAGGTTTATCTGGCTGAACGGGACATCGAGGAGTTCCTAAAAGTTAAGGCCGGGGTCAACTGTGCTGTCAATACGTTACTCGGCAGGGCCGGGCTGCGTACGGAAGATTTGAATGGTGTGTACCTGGCTGGTGCCTTGGGCGAATATATTGATGCGGCGGACCTGTGCCGCTTGGGATTTTTTCCGGAGACTGCACGAGAGGTCATCCGGCTTGCAGGTAATACATCGCTTGCAGGGGCGTTGCTGGCTCTGGAAAATGAGGGCGTACGGAATTGGTTGGCAGAGCTCCCGGAACGGGTTGCAGTGGAAAGTCTGGTGGAGCACGATGGTTTTGCTGATGATTTTGTGCGAGCCATGCGTTTTGAATGGGTCTAA
- the selD gene encoding selenide, water dikinase SelD: MNTVPLVQSVSAAGUASKLSPGDLEQALSVLEAHADPRILTGLGNAEDAAVVCFPPGKALVQTIDFLTPVVNDPFRFGQIAAANALSDVYAMGGEPYAVMNVVCFPAGSMDGCVLREILRGGLLKVRESGAMLVGGHSVQDREIKYGLSVSGLVDPDGFATNSGLRPGDRLVLTKPVGSGVLATAVKAQWRGADGYEEEIFRWAARLNRIPGEAITRFGLRAATDVTGFGLGGHLLEMLRASDCSARLHVADVPVMSGALELATQGLVPQGSHSNRGFCQAETEVSDGMDAMAVDIVFDAQTSGGLLLGVPEEKCPSLLAWLHEQGELAVVVGQAEAMCPGVKRLLLC, encoded by the coding sequence ATGAATACTGTGCCATTGGTGCAGAGCGTATCCGCTGCAGGGTGAGCGTCCAAATTGTCTCCAGGGGACCTGGAGCAGGCGCTCTCCGTGCTCGAAGCTCATGCGGATCCGAGAATTCTGACAGGACTGGGTAATGCCGAGGATGCCGCTGTGGTGTGTTTTCCCCCCGGGAAGGCATTGGTCCAGACCATCGATTTCCTGACGCCGGTGGTCAATGATCCATTTCGTTTCGGCCAGATCGCGGCGGCGAATGCCCTGTCAGATGTTTATGCCATGGGCGGGGAGCCTTATGCGGTGATGAATGTGGTTTGTTTCCCGGCTGGTTCTATGGATGGATGCGTACTACGGGAGATTCTTCGGGGGGGGCTGCTCAAAGTGCGTGAGTCTGGGGCTATGTTAGTGGGAGGGCACAGCGTACAGGACCGCGAGATCAAGTATGGCTTGTCTGTTTCCGGCCTCGTGGACCCGGACGGTTTTGCCACCAACTCGGGCTTGCGGCCCGGCGATCGGCTGGTTCTGACCAAGCCCGTCGGGTCGGGAGTGCTGGCTACGGCCGTGAAGGCCCAGTGGCGGGGTGCGGATGGATACGAGGAAGAGATCTTCCGCTGGGCCGCGCGGCTGAATCGGATCCCCGGCGAGGCCATCACTCGTTTTGGACTGCGGGCGGCCACGGATGTGACGGGCTTCGGTCTTGGAGGGCATCTGTTGGAAATGCTCCGGGCTTCAGATTGCTCAGCACGGCTGCATGTAGCTGATGTGCCGGTCATGTCAGGAGCTCTGGAATTGGCCACGCAGGGCCTTGTGCCTCAGGGGAGTCATTCTAATCGTGGCTTTTGCCAGGCCGAGACAGAGGTCTCCGATGGCATGGATGCCATGGCGGTGGATATTGTCTTCGATGCTCAGACTTCCGGGGGGTTGCTGCTCGGTGTGCCGGAGGAGAAATGTCCGTCGTTGCTGGCTTGGCTGCACGAGCAGGGCGAACTGGCTGTGGTCGTGGGACAGGCCGAGGCCATGTGTCCTGGAGTAAAGCGCCTCCTGTTGTGCTGA
- a CDS encoding selenium metabolism-associated LysR family transcriptional regulator, translating to MDIRKLEAFARVFEYCSFSKAGKALYLSQPTISAHVAALEQELGAVLFDRIGRMVVPTKAGEVLYAHAVKIFEISSGAISEIHYLQERVTGRLELGGSTIPANYILPAHLARFWKQYPDVILDLRIGDSEEIVAQMQEGRLMLGVVGGIFGGPELEYVPLVRDRLALVMVPVLRDKYADGDAASMVRKLPWVMREEGSGTRAAMDTALGHLGLEARALHVSIMVRNAGAMARCLEEGMGAGITSVVTVRDALCSGRLVAVDLPGLRMERSFYAVFHKKRSLFPAAAKLIEFLQANLKPTEDIS from the coding sequence ATGGATATTCGGAAGCTGGAGGCCTTTGCCAGGGTTTTTGAATATTGCAGTTTTTCCAAAGCCGGAAAGGCTCTCTATCTCTCCCAGCCGACTATCAGTGCTCATGTGGCTGCTTTGGAGCAGGAGCTTGGAGCTGTTCTTTTTGACCGGATCGGACGTATGGTCGTACCCACCAAGGCTGGTGAGGTACTTTACGCCCACGCTGTAAAAATTTTTGAGATATCCAGTGGAGCCATTTCAGAGATCCATTACCTGCAGGAGCGGGTTACAGGACGCCTCGAGCTCGGTGGCAGCACTATCCCCGCCAACTACATTTTGCCGGCGCACCTAGCCCGATTCTGGAAGCAGTATCCTGATGTGATTCTGGATTTGCGAATTGGTGATTCAGAGGAAATTGTGGCCCAGATGCAGGAAGGAAGATTGATGCTGGGCGTAGTGGGCGGTATATTCGGCGGCCCGGAACTGGAATATGTCCCGTTGGTGCGGGACAGATTGGCCTTGGTCATGGTCCCTGTGCTGCGTGACAAATACGCAGATGGAGATGCCGCATCCATGGTGCGGAAACTGCCTTGGGTCATGCGAGAAGAGGGATCAGGAACAAGGGCCGCCATGGATACAGCTCTGGGGCATTTGGGGCTGGAGGCGAGGGCGCTGCATGTGAGTATTATGGTACGTAACGCCGGAGCCATGGCCCGTTGTCTTGAGGAAGGCATGGGCGCAGGCATTACTTCTGTCGTTACCGTGCGGGATGCACTGTGCTCCGGACGTCTTGTCGCGGTCGATCTGCCCGGTCTGCGAATGGAGCGCTCATTTTACGCAGTTTTTCATAAAAAACGTTCTCTTTTTCCGGCTGCGGCCAAGTTGATTGAATTTCTGCAGGCAAACCTCAAACCTACCGAGGATATTTCATGA
- the rplQ gene encoding 50S ribosomal protein L17 — MRHRKSGRKLGRAWDHRKAMMKNMARSLVEYEQIRTTEAKAKELSIFADKLVTMALEDSLHARRQAYAVLGSHHSVKKLFEEIGPRFKTISGGYTRVVKFGLPRVGDGAPMAMIEFTQRDAAEPVVEAGGAESQTEK, encoded by the coding sequence ATGAGGCATAGAAAATCCGGCCGAAAGCTGGGCCGTGCGTGGGACCATCGTAAGGCCATGATGAAGAATATGGCCCGTTCTCTGGTGGAGTATGAGCAGATTCGCACCACCGAGGCCAAGGCCAAAGAATTGAGCATCTTCGCCGATAAATTGGTGACTATGGCCCTTGAGGATTCCTTGCATGCACGCAGGCAGGCATATGCCGTTCTGGGCAGTCACCACAGTGTAAAGAAACTGTTTGAGGAGATTGGCCCCAGATTCAAGACAATTTCCGGTGGATACACCCGGGTGGTCAAGTTTGGCCTACCCCGGGTAGGCGACGGTGCCCCCATGGCCATGATCGAATTTACTCAGCGCGACGCGGCTGAACCTGTGGTGGAAGCCGGTGGAGCCGAATCTCAGACTGAGAAATAG
- a CDS encoding DNA-directed RNA polymerase subunit alpha, with product MTSTYSGDSKVYVRNWAELVRPEQLVRDSKSSDMYGRFVCEPLERGFGTTIGNALRRVLLSSLQGAAPVSVKIQGIQHEFTTIPGVNEDVTDIVLNLKQLRVAMNTPEPQKVQLIANAKGVVTAAAIMENQHIRILNPELHIATLSEDIDLVMDLEFRMGKGYVPAEMHEELDNEIGVITLDSSFSPIRKVAYAVEQARVGQMTNYDKLIMEVWTDGSVSPEDALAYSAKILKDQLSVFINFDEGSADIEKAKSKPQDKINENLFKNIEDLELPVRASNCLKSAGIHIVGELVQKTEADLLKTKNFGRKSLEDIRRVLESMGLDFGIRVDGFNELYQDWLKRNEEDEA from the coding sequence ATGACTTCTACGTATAGCGGAGACAGTAAGGTTTACGTCCGGAATTGGGCAGAGTTGGTGCGTCCAGAGCAGCTTGTACGTGATTCGAAGTCTTCGGATATGTATGGGCGGTTTGTTTGCGAGCCTTTGGAACGCGGGTTTGGCACGACAATCGGCAATGCATTACGTCGCGTACTGCTTTCTTCTTTGCAGGGCGCAGCTCCTGTTTCAGTGAAGATTCAGGGAATACAGCACGAGTTCACGACTATCCCCGGAGTGAACGAGGATGTGACGGATATCGTGTTGAACTTGAAGCAGTTGCGGGTGGCTATGAATACGCCGGAGCCACAGAAGGTTCAGCTGATCGCCAACGCCAAGGGCGTTGTCACTGCTGCGGCCATTATGGAGAACCAGCATATCCGCATTTTGAACCCGGAACTGCACATTGCGACGCTTTCCGAGGATATTGATCTCGTCATGGATCTCGAATTCCGGATGGGCAAAGGATATGTGCCGGCCGAGATGCATGAAGAGCTGGACAATGAGATTGGCGTTATAACTCTTGACTCCAGTTTTTCTCCGATCCGCAAGGTGGCTTATGCTGTCGAGCAGGCCCGTGTGGGCCAGATGACCAACTACGATAAACTGATCATGGAAGTCTGGACTGACGGTTCTGTTTCTCCTGAAGATGCTTTGGCTTACAGTGCTAAAATTCTGAAAGATCAATTGTCGGTTTTCATCAATTTTGATGAAGGTTCGGCAGATATAGAAAAGGCCAAATCCAAGCCGCAGGACAAAATCAACGAAAATCTTTTTAAGAATATTGAAGACTTGGAGCTGCCTGTCCGTGCGAGTAATTGCCTGAAAAGCGCCGGTATCCATATTGTCGGAGAACTGGTCCAGAAGACGGAAGCCGATTTGCTCAAGACAAAGAATTTTGGGCGGAAGTCTCTGGAAGATATTCGCCGGGTCCTTGAAAGTATGGGATTGGATTTCGGGATCAGGGTCGATGGTTTCAACGAATTGTATCAGGACTGGTTAAAGAGGAACGAAGAAGATGAGGCATAG
- the rpsD gene encoding 30S ribosomal protein S4, with translation MARYIGAKCRICRREGGKLFLKGDRCYTDKCAFERRAYAPGDHGKARKKPSDYALQLREKQKVRKMYGILEGQFRRYFEEADRRKGVTGTVLLTLLETRADNVAYKLGFANSRNQARQMVRHGLFLLNGRRISVPSIQMKPGDVLEVRDRTKKNLVINEALEVVARRGVPSWLEIDAPNMKGTVKALPTREDITFPMTEQLIVELYSK, from the coding sequence TTGGCTAGATATATTGGAGCAAAATGTCGGATTTGCCGCAGAGAAGGCGGAAAGCTTTTTCTGAAGGGTGACAGATGCTATACGGACAAATGTGCTTTTGAGCGCAGGGCCTACGCCCCAGGTGACCATGGCAAGGCGCGTAAGAAGCCGAGTGACTACGCACTGCAGCTGCGTGAGAAACAGAAAGTGCGGAAAATGTATGGAATTCTGGAAGGGCAGTTTCGTCGTTATTTTGAGGAAGCTGACCGCCGCAAGGGTGTGACTGGCACCGTGCTGCTCACCCTGCTTGAGACGCGGGCGGACAACGTGGCCTATAAGCTAGGTTTTGCCAATTCCCGTAACCAGGCCAGACAGATGGTTCGGCATGGTCTTTTCCTGCTGAATGGTCGTCGGATCAGTGTCCCTTCCATCCAGATGAAACCCGGAGATGTGCTGGAAGTTCGTGACCGGACCAAAAAGAATCTGGTCATCAACGAGGCTCTTGAAGTAGTGGCCCGGCGCGGTGTGCCTTCATGGCTTGAAATTGATGCTCCCAACATGAAAGGAACGGTTAAGGCCCTGCCCACCAGAGAAGATATCACTTTCCCCATGACCGAGCAGTTGATTGTCGAACTCTACTCCAAATAA
- the rpsK gene encoding 30S ribosomal protein S11: MARPQRVIKKKEKRNIPTGIAHVNSTFNNTIITFTDPTGNVVSWASSGASGFKGSRKNTPFAAQKAAETAARKAMDCGMRTVGIFVKGPGSGRESAMRAINAVGMRVTFIRDVTPIPHNGCRPPKRRRV, from the coding sequence ATGGCCAGACCTCAGAGAGTCATTAAGAAAAAGGAAAAGAGAAATATCCCGACGGGTATTGCTCATGTGAATAGCACGTTCAATAATACTATCATCACTTTTACAGATCCCACAGGAAATGTGGTTAGCTGGGCCAGCTCAGGGGCTTCGGGCTTCAAAGGATCGCGGAAAAATACGCCCTTTGCCGCTCAAAAAGCCGCAGAGACCGCCGCGCGTAAGGCTATGGACTGTGGTATGCGGACTGTCGGAATTTTCGTGAAAGGGCCGGGTTCCGGACGGGAGTCCGCCATGCGGGCCATCAATGCTGTGGGTATGAGGGTGACCTTTATTCGGGACGTGACGCCCATTCCACATAACGGATGCCGTCCGCCCAAGCGGCGCAGAGTATAG
- the rpsM gene encoding 30S ribosomal protein S13, producing the protein MARLVGVDLPRNKRLDIALTYIYGIGRPTALKILDATGIDWTKNSDDLSAEDINSLRKELEAHYKVEGDLRREVVANIKRLMDIGCYRGLRHRRGLPCRGQRTHTNARTRKGPRRAIVGKKKK; encoded by the coding sequence GTGGCAAGATTAGTTGGCGTTGATTTGCCGAGAAACAAAAGGCTCGATATCGCATTGACATACATCTATGGCATTGGTCGGCCTACCGCTCTCAAAATCCTTGATGCCACGGGTATAGACTGGACGAAAAACAGCGATGACCTCAGTGCTGAAGATATAAATTCCCTGCGCAAGGAGTTGGAAGCGCATTACAAGGTCGAGGGCGATTTGCGCCGTGAAGTCGTAGCCAATATCAAGCGTCTGATGGATATCGGCTGCTACAGGGGCCTGAGGCACCGCCGCGGGCTGCCTTGCCGTGGTCAGCGTACCCATACTAATGCCCGGACGCGCAAGGGGCCACGCAGGGCCATTGTAGGTAAGAAGAAAAAGTAA
- the rpmJ gene encoding 50S ribosomal protein L36: MKVRPSVRRICPKCKVIKRKGVLRVICENTRHKQRQG, from the coding sequence ATGAAAGTCAGACCTTCGGTTCGCAGGATTTGTCCGAAATGCAAGGTGATCAAGCGCAAAGGCGTGCTTAGAGTCATTTGCGAGAATACACGGCATAAACAGAGACAGGGCTAA
- the secY gene encoding preprotein translocase subunit SecY, which yields MSELKRKFLWTFLLLAVYRVGVHLPIPGVNGSALADFFANAKNTLFGLFDMFSGGGLMNLSIFALGIMPYISASIILQLLTVVSPELKRLSKEEGAAGRKKITQYTRYGTVLIALVQGLGIAVGVESMSSPTGAPVVYAPGWAFRLVTVLTLTAGTVFVMWLGEKITERGIGNGISLIICAGIVAGLPSGIGKSYRLFAAGDVSLFIILFIVILMAAVLVGIVYMERAQRRIPIHYAKRMVGRKMYGGQTSHLPLRINTAGVIPPIFASSILMFPATVANFSQAEFLSGMANYFRPDSVLYNLCFVGLIVFFCFFYTAIVFDPKDIAENLKKQGAFVPGIRPGFKTNEYIDSVLTRLTLWGALYISGVCVLPMILMLQFNTPFYYGGTSLLIVVGVSMDTMSQVQSHLISGRYDGLLAKARIKGRRD from the coding sequence ATGTCGGAGCTGAAGCGCAAGTTCTTATGGACTTTTCTGCTTTTGGCCGTCTACCGGGTTGGAGTCCATTTGCCTATCCCCGGCGTGAACGGCAGTGCTTTGGCGGACTTTTTCGCCAATGCCAAGAATACGCTTTTCGGGCTGTTCGACATGTTTTCCGGCGGTGGATTGATGAATCTCTCCATCTTCGCTCTGGGTATCATGCCGTATATTTCGGCCTCTATTATTTTGCAGCTTCTCACGGTCGTCAGCCCTGAGCTCAAAAGACTGAGTAAAGAAGAAGGTGCTGCGGGCAGGAAGAAAATCACGCAATATACCCGCTACGGAACAGTGCTTATCGCCCTTGTACAGGGCCTTGGCATCGCGGTGGGCGTAGAGAGTATGTCGAGCCCCACGGGAGCGCCTGTTGTCTATGCCCCCGGATGGGCCTTTCGGCTGGTGACGGTGTTGACGCTCACTGCGGGTACGGTCTTTGTGATGTGGCTTGGAGAAAAGATTACGGAGCGCGGCATTGGTAATGGAATTAGCCTGATTATTTGTGCGGGTATCGTTGCCGGTCTGCCGAGCGGTATTGGAAAGTCCTATCGTCTGTTTGCGGCAGGCGATGTCTCGCTTTTCATCATTTTGTTCATAGTTATTTTAATGGCCGCTGTGCTGGTGGGCATTGTTTATATGGAGCGGGCTCAGCGCAGAATCCCCATTCATTATGCCAAGCGTATGGTTGGGCGGAAAATGTATGGAGGGCAAACCAGCCATCTGCCTCTGCGTATCAATACCGCAGGAGTCATCCCTCCCATCTTTGCATCATCGATTTTAATGTTTCCCGCCACTGTCGCCAACTTTTCCCAGGCAGAATTCCTGAGTGGCATGGCAAATTATTTCAGGCCCGATTCAGTATTATATAACCTTTGCTTTGTGGGCCTGATAGTGTTCTTCTGTTTTTTCTATACTGCTATTGTCTTTGATCCCAAGGATATTGCTGAAAATTTGAAAAAACAGGGTGCTTTCGTGCCAGGTATACGTCCTGGTTTTAAAACCAATGAGTACATCGACAGTGTCTTGACCCGTTTGACTTTGTGGGGAGCCTTGTATATCTCCGGCGTCTGCGTTTTGCCGATGATTCTCATGCTGCAATTCAATACGCCTTTTTATTATGGCGGTACATCGCTTCTTATCGTGGTGGGAGTATCCATGGACACTATGTCTCAGGTGCAGTCCCATTTGATTTCTGGAAGATATGACGGGCTTTTGGCCAAAGCCAGGATAAAAGGCAGACGGGATTGA
- the rplO gene encoding 50S ribosomal protein L15 — translation MNLHELYPYPEERSKVKRVGRGTASGQGGTSGKGHKGQNARAGGGVPAWFEGGQMLLYRRLPKRGFKNPFRVVYQVINLGELFEKFADQAEVTVEDLYAAGMVSADRPIKILGDGVATKPLKITAHKFSKQAAEKIAAAGGEAISIEG, via the coding sequence ATGAACCTGCATGAACTTTATCCATATCCTGAAGAACGCTCCAAAGTGAAGCGGGTGGGCCGTGGTACGGCTTCCGGACAAGGTGGTACGTCCGGGAAAGGGCACAAGGGACAGAACGCCCGCGCCGGCGGGGGCGTTCCCGCATGGTTTGAGGGGGGGCAGATGCTGTTGTACAGGCGTCTGCCCAAGAGGGGCTTTAAGAATCCTTTCCGCGTTGTCTATCAGGTCATCAACCTTGGGGAACTGTTTGAGAAGTTTGCTGACCAAGCCGAAGTGACGGTGGAGGATCTTTATGCCGCGGGCATGGTCTCAGCCGACAGGCCGATCAAGATCCTGGGCGATGGAGTCGCGACGAAACCCCTGAAGATAACAGCGCATAAATTCAGCAAACAGGCTGCCGAGAAGATTGCCGCAGCTGGCGGTGAAGCCATTTCCATTGAAGGATGA